Genomic segment of Streptomyces zhihengii:
AGGGCCGCCATCGCCGCGCCGCTGGCGACCGGCGCGACGACCGCGACGATCAGCAGCACGACCGCGAGCCCGGTCGGGAAGCGGCGGCGCACCCACAGCGCACAGCAGGCGGCGGCGCCCACGACCTGGTCGACGACGACGACGGCCTCGGCGTTGCCCGCCTGTTCCACGGCCTGCCCGGCGAGCACGCCCACCCCGGCGGCGGCCAGGAAGACGAGCGTGTCGACGACCCAGTCGCGGACGGTGCGCCGGGGGTGCTGACGTGGCTCGCCCGCGGGGGTGAGGTCGGGGCCGGGGGGATCGGCCATGGCGGAGGGCAGCAGCCACGGGTAGTCCGTACGCGTCATGTCGACAAAACTAGGCGCCCGCGGGCCGGTGGCGGGGCCGCGCGGCCGTACGCGCTACCGAAGTCGCGCGGTCCGAGACTTTCGGCGGCCGGAGAGCTGCCGTCGGCCGATGCGGCCGGACCTCCGCCGCCGGGACGCTGCTGCCATGAAGAAGCTCTGCGAAATCGCCGGATTCCTGTTGTTCCTGTGGGGCGCGGCGGGGGTGGTCCACGAGCTCACCGGCTGGTTCAAGCTGTGGGGCGTCGTCCGGAAGCTGGACTTCCTGGACGGGTACGAGATGTACGCGAGCATCGTCATGGCCGTCACGGGCCTGGTCCTGATGGTGGCGTCGGACCGGCTGGGCCGCCGGACCTGACGCGCGCCCCTCAGCTCCGGGTCCGCTCCGCGGCCGGTGCGGCCCCGGGGGCGGCCGGCCCGGTCCGGGGCGGCTCGCCGGTGCCGGCCGCGCGCCGGCCCCAGGCCGTTCCGGCGAGGACGAGGCCGGCGCCGAGCAGCCCCCAGGCGCCCAGGTGCTCGCCGCCGATCGCGATGCCGGCGGCGGCGGCCCACAGCGGCTCGGTGCCGAGCAGCAGACTGACCCGGGAGGGCGAGCTGCGGCGCACGGCCCACATCTGCACGAAGAACGCGAACAGCGTGCAGAACACGGAGAGGAAGGCCAGCCCGGCCCACTCGCGGGGGCCGAAGGCGGCGGCCGCCGCCCAGGGGGACGCCCCGGAGCCGGGGATCAGCGCGAGCGCGGCGAACACGGCGACGGCGCCGCCGAGCTGGACGGTGGTGAGCGACAGCGAGTCCGCGCCCGCGACCGACTTCGTGCGCGCCATCACCAGGACGTGGACGGTGCGGACCAGGGCGGCCAGCAGCATCAGCAGGTCGCCGGTGGACGGGGCGGTGAAGCCGCCGCCCTGGGTCAGCAGCACCACGCCGGCGACGGAGACGGCCGCGGCGGCGAGGAAGGCCCGGGAGGGCATGCGCCGGGTGACGGCCGCCTCCGCGAGCGGGGTGAAGATCATGGTGAGGCTGATGATCAGGCCGGCGTTGGTGGCGGAGGTGTGGACGATGCCGTAGGTCTCCAG
This window contains:
- a CDS encoding DMT family transporter yields the protein MSSIAVPAPLPAPRPAWLTDLPVLLVAVVWGASYLAAKGITTTHTVLAVLVLRFALVLPVLVVAGHRRLRALTAAQWRGAGLLGLVLACVFLLETYGIVHTSATNAGLIISLTMIFTPLAEAAVTRRMPSRAFLAAAAVSVAGVVLLTQGGGFTAPSTGDLLMLLAALVRTVHVLVMARTKSVAGADSLSLTTVQLGGAVAVFAALALIPGSGASPWAAAAAFGPREWAGLAFLSVFCTLFAFFVQMWAVRRSSPSRVSLLLGTEPLWAAAAGIAIGGEHLGAWGLLGAGLVLAGTAWGRRAAGTGEPPRTGPAAPGAAPAAERTRS